In Candidatus Zixiibacteriota bacterium, the sequence CAGCTCGTAGGTCGGGTTCCGAATTCCGCGCGGCGATCCAACGTAAGTAGCCGGATTGCTGCGCGCGGAATGAGAAACCCGACATTGGTGTGCAATTCGGGAGTGCCGGGTTTCTCGCTTCGACATGAATTCGTAGAATTGGGCAACAGCAACGCTCGGAACCCGACCTCAGACTACTCTCCGAGGGGCTTCGACGCCCACCCGACTTCCTCTACCGCCCTGTGAGAAACTCCCCGATCAGGCGCAAGTACTCCTCCCGCTTCTCCCACCAGATTACGTGACCGGCTCCCTCGATGAGCACATAGCGCGAATTCGGAAAGAGATCGACATACTCGTAGACTGCCGCATAGGGAATATGGTCGCACTGCCCTTGAATCACCAGCACCGGCACCTCGATCAAGCGCATGGCTGCGCGCGGATCCTCCAGATCGCCGAACCAGTTGCTCCAGCCGTGTGAATAGAAGCCGGCGCCGCCCTCCTCGGGACGCACGTTGGTCGAGTCGCAAACCATCTCCCAACTAAATCCGGCGATAAGGGTGTTCAGGATTCCGTCGGCCTCGGCGTCCGGCACGACCTTGATATTCAGGATCGTTGCCGCCGCCATCGCCAGCAATCCCCGCAGCGGCATCCGCATCGCTACGTCGCCGCCCGTGCTCCTGACCGTGATGAAGTGTAGCGAATCCGGAGTCGGATACAAGCTGTCGTTCACCCAACGCCCTGCAGCAGTAAACCTGGTCGGCGCCAATTCTCCCGGCGAACTCAGCACCACTCGTTCCACCCGCTCGGGATGCCTCGTCACATAATTCGCCGCCAGAATCCCGCCGTACGACTGCCCGATCAGGATCACACGCGCCGCCCCGATTCTTCGGGTCACGATCTCATCCAGGTCCGCCAGGTGTCCGTCGAAAGTGTAATCCTTCGGCCGCGGCAGCCGGTCGGACAATCCTGAACCGACCTGGTCATAGAGGTAGACATCATGCCCGAACCTCGCCAGCGCACCGAAAGTGTTGATCTCGGTGGAGTCAACATAACCGCCCGGTCCGCCGTGCACATAAATGATCGGCGGCCGGCTTGCGGGAGGCTCGGCCCGTATCTGCATGTAGGCTATCCGATACCCTTTGTCCATCTGCCAGTACTTGGTGCCCGGACGCTCGGGAAGCGTCTCGATCGTTGGCTTGATCGGAATCAAGCACCAGATCACGAGCGCACCGATGGCCGCGCCGATCAGACTCAAAGCCCAACGAACGATTTTCTTGATCAACCTCATCTTGATAATCAGCAGCGCTCCTTTCTGGTAGTTACATCCTTAGACCTGCAAGGTGGCTAACTTGATTCAGCGAATTGCATTGGCCAAGACTTCTTGTGGCACAAACCCCATTCGTGAGCAAATCCCGTTTCCGTCGCACCTGGGCAGTTTCTTAGGTTAAATCCCTTTTCCGTCACACCTGAACAGTTTCGCAGTTTCGCAGGTCAAATCCCGTTCCCCTCCCACCTCCGCACACTGCGCGTCCGCGTCATCTGGCGCAGCTCCGCCGCTTCACCGTGACGAAGGGATTTGACACCTGATCTTGCCCGTACACAACACCGCAGGGGCTCGGCCTGCGCGCCTGACCTCCCTGTTCTGCCCCAGTCTCCGGGCAGGCGGACCTAGCCCCTACGCCCAATGTTGTCATCGCGAGGAGCGACCATACCCCCTCACTCTCAAAATTCCCTCGCGACTAAGCAATCTAACCGTTCTTCGATCCGGCTGCCTCACAAACCCCGTCTTCTCCCCTCTCCCTCTGGGAGAGGGGTCGGGGGTGAGGGCGCCCATTGAATGCCTCCCATTTCAATATTGACAGAGGCTACCATTCATCTACCTTAATTTCGACGAACGGGGTTATTCATCTCGATGGAAGAACCTAAAGCCTGCCGGAGTTGGCCATGAGACGCATTCTTGGCATCATATTCGTTGCGGTGCTGACGACGTCCACAGTCGCGCCTTCACTCTTCGCCGACTGCCTGGTCATCAACAACATTTCCGGCGTCGTGCTCGACGACCGCGACTCCCTGCCGATAATCGGCGCTCGGGTATGTTTGTTGTCACACTGCTACCCCTGCGGTTGGCCCGACTCCTACTTATGCGCCTTAGCCGGCCCCGACGGAAGTTTCGCCATCGCCGACTGCTGTACCACGCGCTTCGCTCCCGGAGAGCCATACGGCGGCTCGATATCTTACCAGGTCGTTGCCCCCGGCTACGATTCTCTTGATCGGGTCTTCTATTGGGACAACATCGGCGGCTGTCCCGGCGAAGATGATATCGTCGTCTCTGAGGGCATGCCGAATCTTGTCCTTTACCTTCACCCTCAGGCCGTCAGTGTCGACGACGACGCCGAACTTCCGGCGCCGGTGCCGGACTTTGACCTCGCCCTGTATCCCAACCCCTTCAACGCAACGACGAAAATCACGTTCGAATTGACTGCGTCCGCCGAAGTTGATTTGGCGATTATCGCTGTATCCGGCCGCGTCGTTCGACATGTAGCGCAATGCCGCTTGCCCGCCGGACCTCAGGAGTTCACCTGGGACGGCCGCGACGACTCCGACCGCAGCGTCGCCTCCGGCATCTATTTCTGCCGGCTGAAAGCTAACGGCCAGTCCGACTCGCGCAAGCTGGTCCTTTTGAAGTAGTTCCCCATACACCAACGGCGCCCGTCTCCGAGCGCCGTTCGCGTATCCCACCTCTGTAATTCTCGCGTCTCTAATGCGTCCCTTGGATCGTCGTCCAGCTCGTGTCGGACGCCGAGGTAATCCCCTTGACGCGCAGATCGAAGTCGTCCGGGTTCGAGGCGTTGCGCATCGCATCCTCGTAGGTGATATGCCCGCCGCGATACAGCTTCATAATCGACTGGTCGAACGACTGCATGCCGTACTGCACCTGCCCGGCCTCGATGAACTCGATAATCGACGAGGTCTTCATCGGATCGATGATACAATCGCGGATCGCGCCGGTCGTCACCGCCACTTCCACTGCCGGAATACGCCCCGGCATGTCGGCGCGCGGCAACAACCGCTGGCAGATGATCGCTTTCATCGTGCCCGCCAGCAGCAGGCGAATCTGCTGATGCTGGTGCGGCGGGAAGAAGGAGATGATACGGCTGATCGTCTCGACCACGTTCATCGTGTGCAGCGTGCTCAGCACCAGGTGGCCGGTGTCGGCCGCAGCGAGGGCGATCCCCATCGTCTCGGCATCGCGAATTTCACCGATCAGAATCACGTCCGGGTCCTGCCGGAACGCGTGCCGCAGCGCCGTCGCGAAACTCTCCGAGTCGGCGCCGATCTCGCGCTGGCAGATGATTGATTTCTTGTCGCGGTAGATGTATTCGATCGGGTCTTCGATCGTCACGATGTTTTCCGCGCGGTGCGAGTTGATATGCTCGATCACCGCCGCCAGCGAGGTCGACTTGCCCGAACCCGTCGTGCCGGTGACGATAATCAGTCCGCGCCGCGTCTCGCACAAATCCTGGATCACCTCCGGCAAACTCAAGTCTTCAAATGACGGCACCAGCGTGTTGACCGACCGGATCGCGATACCCGGCGTGCCGCGCTGGCGGTACAGGTTGATACGAAACCGGCCCAGCTTGGTCACGGACAACGCCAGGTCCATTTCGCTGCGCGCGGCAAAGCGTTTCTGCTGTTCGGGAGATAAGATCTGCGAGACGATTTCCGCCATCGCCTCTTTGCTGATCGGATCGGTGTTGATCGGGACCAGCTTGCCGTGGACGCGGATGGTCGGCTTAATCCCCACCCGGAGGTGCAAGTCGGAGGCGACTTGATGCTGCATCTCCACCAGCATGTCACGCAGGTTCATCGGTCACTCCTTAAGGTTACTCCGAAAACGAACCGGTGCGACGGCTGGCGGACGGACGGCGACTTACGCCGGCTGCACCATGAAGAGCACCTGACCGAACTCGACCGGCTGCGCGTTTTCGACCATGCGCTGGACAACCACGCCGTCGAATTCCGCCTCGATCTCGTTCATCAGCTTCATCGCCTCGATGATGCAGACCGTCTGCCCCTTCGTGATCCGCTGACCCACCTCGACAAACGGAGGCGCGCCCGGTTCCGGAGCAGTATAGAACGTCCCCACCATCGGCGACTTGATCTCTTTGCCGGTCGGCGCGACCGCTTGCGGCGCGGGGGCCGGCGTCGGCGCGGCGATCGGCTGCGGCGCCGGAGCGGGCGCAACAGCGGCCGACTCCAGCGGCGGCAACGTCGCCACCGCCTGTGCCTTCGGAATCGAAATCGTTGTCCCGTGCCCCCCGTTGCCGTTGCTTCCGGTCGGACTCCGTTTGACGATCGTCACGTTGCTGAACAACGTCTTGATGTTCAGCGACTCGATTTCCGAAGATTCCACCAACTTCACCAGTTTCCGGATAGTTGATTCTCTCATTAGCTTCTATGACCGGGTTGAATCAACCCTACTCCTGTTTATCGAGTTTTCTGACAAAAACTATAGCTCCAGCAACGACTTATCCGCCCGATTCATTACGCGGCAACCGCTTCTGGTAATGACGACATCATCTTCTACCCGCACGCCGCCCCAGCCGTCTATATAGATGCCCGGCTCGACCGTAACCACCATTCCCGGCTGTAGCACCGTGTCGGACAGCGGCGTCAGGCGCGGCTCCTCGTGGATCAGCAGCCCGATGCCGTGCCCCAGCCCGTGCCCGAAATTCTTGCCGTAGCCCGCCTTGGCGATGATGTCGCGAACGTGCTTATCGACAACCGACCCCTTCAAACCCGCGCGCGCCTTCCTGGTTCCGGCAATCTGCGCCTTCAACACCAAATTGTAAATCTTCTTCTGCTGCGCCGATGCCTTCCCAACTACCACCGTCCGCGTAATATCGGAGTGGTAGCCGCCATAAATCGCGCCAAAATCCAGAGTTACGAACTCGCCCTTCTTGATCACCTTTGACGACGCCCGCCCGTGCGGCAGCGCCGAGCGATAGCCGGAGGCGATAATCGTCTCGAACGACGGATCCTCTGAGCCCAGCATCTTCATCTGATATTCCAATTCCGCCGCCACTTCGTTTTCCCGCACTCCCGGCTTGATAATCTGCAAAATCCGCTCGAAGGCCACATCGGCGATATCCACCGCCTTCTGAATCTTCTTGATCTCGTCGCTTTCCTTCACCGACGCCAGCGCTTCAACCATGCCGCCGGTCGGCGCCAGCAGCGCCTGCGGCAGCAGGCTCTTGATCATGTTGAGATTCCTGACCGTCAAGTACGCCTCCAGATATCCGACGCGCAGATTCTTCTGCAGCAGCCGCTTGATCTTGGGAATCTCGGTATATAGCTCGCGCTGGGCGATCAGGACTTTCGCGCCCTTGACCTCTGTCCGCACCTGCGCTTTGTAACGGAAGTCGGTAATGAAATAGGCCTCGTCCTGGAACACCGCCAGCAGTCCATTCGAGCCGCTGTAGCCGCAAAGGTACTTCACCTGCGACAGCTCGTTCACCAGCAGGCAGTCCAGATTGTTCTCCTTCAGCAGCGCTTGCAGATTTCTAATTCGTCCGTGCATAAGCTCCTAACCACACATTTTCAGTTTGGCGTACAACCGGGGATCCCCCGGCGATTCCTGCAGCAGGCGGGCGTAGATGGCACGCGCCTTGTCCTTATACCCCTGCTGGGCATAAAGATCCGCTGCGGTTTCGGTTAACAGGATGTCGTGTTCGGGCTGGCCGACGCTCCCCTGGAACCGTCCCACTTCCTCCAGCCGCGCCGCAATCGCCGCTGAATTCGGCTCCAATTGCGCCGCCTGCAGGTAGTACTTCTGCGCCTCGGTCAACTGCCCCGCGTCGCGGAACAGATCCCCCAATTTGACCAAAGTCAGAGCGTTGTCGGCATCGCGCTTGAGCGCCTCCAAATAGGCGAACGTCGCCGACACCGGTTGCCCGCGGCGCGCGTACAGATCGCCCAGCACCTGCAATCCGACAGCATACTTCGGATACTGCCGAATCCCGGCCTGCAACAACTCGTACGCGCCCTCCCAGTCGCCGGCCTCCAGCAATGATGCCGCCCGGCGGGCGAACCCGTAATCAACGCCGCCCGGCTGAGACTTCTCAACTCCAGAGATAGTACTTCCCCCCTGCCTGGAGAATGCGCCTTCTCGGGCAGAATACTCCATGACCCTCCCACGACTTAGTTCAACCACGATACCGCTTTAGGCCGGAAATCGTCAAGAAAAAAACTGGGCTCCGCCCGACGCAGCCACTCATCGCCGGCCCGAAGAATCTCATCGACGCTGTTGCTTCAGGTCACCATTCCGCGCGCACCTCATGCAACCCCGTCTATCCGACTGCCGAAGTGAAATCGCGACCTGCGGCGTCTAACCGTCGCTCGGAGATCACTTTGCGCAGCATCTCTTGCTTGTCTTGACGACGTCCCTAAGTGCAATTCCGCTTTGAATTTGCCGAACTGCCTGATATGAGGTCGTCGGCGCCGCAAGATTCCCCTTGTCGGAACCGCCCTCACCCGTATATTTTATAAGTTTTGGTACTATTACGGACGGAGGAATTTTCCCGCTATGATGCAAGCTATGCGCAATAACACCCAGATCATCATTTGGATTCTGGTGATTGCCTTTGTAGGTACGATCATTTTTGCCTGGGGCATGGACCTCACTGGTCGCCGCGGCGGCGGTACCGGTATGGCCGCCAACGTCGTCGGCAAAATCAACGGCCGCGAAATCCCCCTGCAGAACTTCGGCATGGTCTCCGAGCAGTTCATCGAGAGTGAACGCCAGAAGACCCCCGATAAAGATTTCACCGAATCGGATTATCGCAACGCCCGCCGCCAGGCCTGGAACGAATTCGTCAACAGCTACCTGCAACAAGAACAGGTCGAGCGCCTGAAGATCCAGTTGACCGACGCGGAAGTCGTCGACTTCCTCCGCCGCTTCCCGCCGCAGGAAGTCCAGGGCATCGAAGTCTTCCAGACCAACGGCAAGTTCGACTACAATAAATATCTCTCAGCGATGGGCGACCCCCAGTACGCCGACCTCTGGCGGCAACTCGAACAGATGGTCCGCCCCCGCTTGACCACCTTCAAACTGCAGGAATACGTCGTCTCCATGGTGCGCGTCTCCGATAACGAACTCCAGGAGCAGTACCTGCGCGACAACGAGCGGATCAAGGTCGACTACGCACTCGTGCCGTACTCCAAATTCCCGGTCCAGGCCAATGAAATCGACTCCAGCGAAGTCCGCGCTTATTACAGTGAGCATCCGGACGAGTTCCGCGAACCGGACCAGGCTTACTACACGCTCTTCCGCCTGAACAAGGAAGCCTCGGCCAAGGACTACGACGCCGCGCTGCAGAAGGCGCTGGAGGTCAAGAAGCTGCTCGATCAAGGTGGCGACTTCGCGACCCTCGCCAACGAATACACCGAAGACCCGTCCGGCAAGGGCAAGGGAGGATCGCTTGGCTTCTTCGCCCGCGGCGCGATGGTCCGCGAATTCGACTCCGCTGCCTTCGCCATGAAGGACGGCGACATCTCCGCGCCCGTGAAGACCCGCTTCGGCTACCATATCATCAATCGTACTGGTACGCGCAAGACGGTGGAGCTGGAAGAAGTCGAGGCCTCGCACATCCTCTTCCGCCCCCAAGTCTCACAGGAGACCATGGATGAGTTGATGGCGAAGATCACGCGCTTCAAGAACGAAGCGACCCCCGCCAACGCCAATACTCTGGCCAAGGAACTCGGGATAACTCAGGAAGGCTCGCGCAAGGCGGCCAAAGACCAGCCGATCGGCAATTTCGGCAAAGATGAGGCGATCGAAAAATTCGTGTTCGAATCCGCGGACGGCGCGCTCTCCGATGTCATCGATCGCAATGAGGCTTTCTACCTGATTCGCAAAGACCGCCAAAAGACGGCTGGCGTCGCCGACTTGGCCGATGTCTACCCGGTCATTCAGCGCAAGATGATCGACAAGCGCCAGCGTCAGGGCGCGCTCGCCGTGGCACAGCGTATCCACAGCGCCGTCATGGCCGGTTCCGCACTCGCCGACGCCGCCAAGGCCGTCGGCTACGAAGTTATCGAATCCGGCTTCTTCGCCCGCTCCGGTCGTCTGCCCGGCATGGGCAACGACGCTGCGTTCATCGGCTCGGCCTTTGCCCTCTCCGAGGCCAAGCGGTTCTCGCCCGCCGTCCTTTGCGGCAATGGCGCTGCCGTGATCGAGTTTAAGGAACGCACCGCTGCCAGTCTCGACGGATTCGCCGCGGAACGCGACACTTTGCGCACCAAGGCCCTCCAGACGGCCCAAAGCTCGTTCTGGGACAAGTGGTTCACCAAGCTGATCAATACCGCCGATATCGAGGACAACCGCCAAACGATCTTCGGCGAAACGATGTAGACCTTCCGCCCCGATCCAGCGGGAGCAACGCGGCGAATCCTCCGATTCGCCGCGTTTTTCTTGCCCCTTGCCGCTGTTTCAATTTGCACCGCTTCGTCCCTCCCCTTCCGCCTTTGACCGAAAAAATTTTCTCATTTCTGCAGCTCAAGCTTTCTCCGCCTGTTCCGATATGAAAAACAACAATTGTTGGTTCACGGATGAAACCCTCAGCGGAAGACAGGATGTGCCGCTTTGAACACGATGATGTCCGCACAAAATCGCACCGCCACCCCCGTTGACTGTCATGATCTGTCAGCGATCCTCAAAGATCTGGCGGCGTATCTCTCCGAGTCAGAGTTGCTCTCAGCCTTTGAGTCGCGCTGTGGCGCGCTCCTGCGCGTTGCCGGCGTCGCGTTGCAAGTTTGCGATGGCGAAGCCGCGGCTGCCGATGAAAAACCTCTGCTCGACTTGGCTCTGAAATTCAACAACCAGACGCGCCATCTGCTCTTGCAGCCGACCTTGCCCGGTCTCTCCGACCAGGCTCGCAACGCGCTGCTCGATGCAATCACAGTTTCCCTCGGCGATTTCTATGCGCGCATACTGGCCGAAGCCACCACGCCGGAACCGCCGGCGTCGGCTCCGACTCCGACCACGGCCGCCGCGACTCTGCCGGCGCCGACGGTCGCTATCCCTGATGATCTGGTCTCCGCCTTCGCGCACAAGATGCGCAACAATCTCAGCGCGATGATGACTGCCGCCGGACAACTGGGCGACACCGGATTGATTGACACCAACCCCGACACTACCATGCTCATCGGCGTCGTCGAATCGGCCGCCGAAGCGCAGCGCCGCCTGATCGATCGCTTCGTGATGCTCTCGCGGCCGGTCGTGGTGCGCTTGACGCGGTTCGAAGTCACCCCCCTGTTGCGCGCTGTCATGCAGCGCTATGCCGCCGTCAACGGCAATCATCTGGAACTGAACGGTCTCGAGCGCGAGGTCGTGATCGAAACCGACCGCGCTCTCTATCAGGTGATTCTCAGCGAGATGATTGACAACGGCCTGGAAGCCAGTTTGCGCCACGCCATCGTCCTCGATGCCGTCGTGCGCGACCAGCACTTCGAGCTGACCTTCCGCAACGACTGTGCGCCCTTGCCCCCCTATGTGGTCGACAACATGCTGAAACCGTTCTTCACCACCAAGACCGGCCATGCCGGGCTCGGCCTGCCGATCGCACTGCACTACGCCCGCCTCCTGGGCGGCACGCTGCGCCACCGCTGCGGTCGCGAGGACGCCGAATTCACGATCGCGGTTCCGCTCTCCAACGAGGAATTGATTCGATGAAGATAGATTTTCCGGAAAGGACTGACCCATGCCCAGCATTCTGATCGTCGATGACGATCGCAATCTTTGCAATGCGCTGAAACCGCTGTTGACTCGCAACGGCCATACCGTCGAGTGCGCCTTCACCGCCGCCTCCGCGCAAGAGTGGCTCGAGAAACGCCTCTTCGATCTGGTCGTCACCGACCTCCGCCTTTCCGACGGC encodes:
- a CDS encoding aminopeptidase P family protein translates to MHGRIRNLQALLKENNLDCLLVNELSQVKYLCGYSGSNGLLAVFQDEAYFITDFRYKAQVRTEVKGAKVLIAQRELYTEIPKIKRLLQKNLRVGYLEAYLTVRNLNMIKSLLPQALLAPTGGMVEALASVKESDEIKKIQKAVDIADVAFERILQIIKPGVRENEVAAELEYQMKMLGSEDPSFETIIASGYRSALPHGRASSKVIKKGEFVTLDFGAIYGGYHSDITRTVVVGKASAQQKKIYNLVLKAQIAGTRKARAGLKGSVVDKHVRDIIAKAGYGKNFGHGLGHGIGLLIHEEPRLTPLSDTVLQPGMVVTVEPGIYIDGWGGVRVEDDVVITRSGCRVMNRADKSLLEL
- a CDS encoding HAMP domain-containing histidine kinase; this translates as MNTMMSAQNRTATPVDCHDLSAILKDLAAYLSESELLSAFESRCGALLRVAGVALQVCDGEAAAADEKPLLDLALKFNNQTRHLLLQPTLPGLSDQARNALLDAITVSLGDFYARILAEATTPEPPASAPTPTTAAATLPAPTVAIPDDLVSAFAHKMRNNLSAMMTAAGQLGDTGLIDTNPDTTMLIGVVESAAEAQRRLIDRFVMLSRPVVVRLTRFEVTPLLRAVMQRYAAVNGNHLELNGLEREVVIETDRALYQVILSEMIDNGLEASLRHAIVLDAVVRDQHFELTFRNDCAPLPPYVVDNMLKPFFTTKTGHAGLGLPIALHYARLLGGTLRHRCGREDAEFTIAVPLSNEELIR
- a CDS encoding alpha/beta hydrolase; amino-acid sequence: MRLIKKIVRWALSLIGAAIGALVIWCLIPIKPTIETLPERPGTKYWQMDKGYRIAYMQIRAEPPASRPPIIYVHGGPGGYVDSTEINTFGALARFGHDVYLYDQVGSGLSDRLPRPKDYTFDGHLADLDEIVTRRIGAARVILIGQSYGGILAANYVTRHPERVERVVLSSPGELAPTRFTAAGRWVNDSLYPTPDSLHFITVRSTGGDVAMRMPLRGLLAMAAATILNIKVVPDAEADGILNTLIAGFSWEMVCDSTNVRPEEGGAGFYSHGWSNWFGDLEDPRAAMRLIEVPVLVIQGQCDHIPYAAVYEYVDLFPNSRYVLIEGAGHVIWWEKREEYLRLIGEFLTGR
- the accB gene encoding acetyl-CoA carboxylase biotin carboxyl carrier protein, with the protein product MRESTIRKLVKLVESSEIESLNIKTLFSNVTIVKRSPTGSNGNGGHGTTISIPKAQAVATLPPLESAAVAPAPAPQPIAAPTPAPAPQAVAPTGKEIKSPMVGTFYTAPEPGAPPFVEVGQRITKGQTVCIIEAMKLMNEIEAEFDGVVVQRMVENAQPVEFGQVLFMVQPA
- a CDS encoding peptidylprolyl isomerase, with amino-acid sequence MMQAMRNNTQIIIWILVIAFVGTIIFAWGMDLTGRRGGGTGMAANVVGKINGREIPLQNFGMVSEQFIESERQKTPDKDFTESDYRNARRQAWNEFVNSYLQQEQVERLKIQLTDAEVVDFLRRFPPQEVQGIEVFQTNGKFDYNKYLSAMGDPQYADLWRQLEQMVRPRLTTFKLQEYVVSMVRVSDNELQEQYLRDNERIKVDYALVPYSKFPVQANEIDSSEVRAYYSEHPDEFREPDQAYYTLFRLNKEASAKDYDAALQKALEVKKLLDQGGDFATLANEYTEDPSGKGKGGSLGFFARGAMVREFDSAAFAMKDGDISAPVKTRFGYHIINRTGTRKTVELEEVEASHILFRPQVSQETMDELMAKITRFKNEATPANANTLAKELGITQEGSRKAAKDQPIGNFGKDEAIEKFVFESADGALSDVIDRNEAFYLIRKDRQKTAGVADLADVYPVIQRKMIDKRQRQGALAVAQRIHSAVMAGSALADAAKAVGYEVIESGFFARSGRLPGMGNDAAFIGSAFALSEAKRFSPAVLCGNGAAVIEFKERTAASLDGFAAERDTLRTKALQTAQSSFWDKWFTKLINTADIEDNRQTIFGETM
- a CDS encoding PilT/PilU family type 4a pilus ATPase, which translates into the protein MNLRDMLVEMQHQVASDLHLRVGIKPTIRVHGKLVPINTDPISKEAMAEIVSQILSPEQQKRFAARSEMDLALSVTKLGRFRINLYRQRGTPGIAIRSVNTLVPSFEDLSLPEVIQDLCETRRGLIIVTGTTGSGKSTSLAAVIEHINSHRAENIVTIEDPIEYIYRDKKSIICQREIGADSESFATALRHAFRQDPDVILIGEIRDAETMGIALAAADTGHLVLSTLHTMNVVETISRIISFFPPHQHQQIRLLLAGTMKAIICQRLLPRADMPGRIPAVEVAVTTGAIRDCIIDPMKTSSIIEFIEAGQVQYGMQSFDQSIMKLYRGGHITYEDAMRNASNPDDFDLRVKGITSASDTSWTTIQGTH
- a CDS encoding T9SS type A sorting domain-containing protein, with the protein product MRRILGIIFVAVLTTSTVAPSLFADCLVINNISGVVLDDRDSLPIIGARVCLLSHCYPCGWPDSYLCALAGPDGSFAIADCCTTRFAPGEPYGGSISYQVVAPGYDSLDRVFYWDNIGGCPGEDDIVVSEGMPNLVLYLHPQAVSVDDDAELPAPVPDFDLALYPNPFNATTKITFELTASAEVDLAIIAVSGRVVRHVAQCRLPAGPQEFTWDGRDDSDRSVASGIYFCRLKANGQSDSRKLVLLK
- a CDS encoding tetratricopeptide repeat protein, which translates into the protein MEYSAREGAFSRQGGSTISGVEKSQPGGVDYGFARRAASLLEAGDWEGAYELLQAGIRQYPKYAVGLQVLGDLYARRGQPVSATFAYLEALKRDADNALTLVKLGDLFRDAGQLTEAQKYYLQAAQLEPNSAAIAARLEEVGRFQGSVGQPEHDILLTETAADLYAQQGYKDKARAIYARLLQESPGDPRLYAKLKMCG